One genomic window of Deinococcus aetherius includes the following:
- the aceB gene encoding malate synthase A: MTFAAPVPEAYAEVLTPGALSFVAELHRRFDARRRELLAAREERQARLDAGELPDFLPETEGVRAGDWKISPLPADLQDRRVEITGPVDRKMIINALNSGARMFMADFEDASSPVWENMLDGQLNLRDAVRGTISLEQGGKSYRLVEQPAMLLVRPRGLHLPEKHVTVDGEEMSGSLFDFGLYAFHNAQERLKRGTGTYFYIPKLESHLEARWWNEVFTFTEDTLGVPRGTIRATVLIETILAAFEMDEILYELREHSAGLNSGRWDYIFSYIKKFRNRDDQILPDRAQVTMAVPMMANYSKLAIQTCHKRGAPAIGGMSAFIPVKNDPAANERAFEQVRLDKEREATNGHDGTWVAHPGMVDLATEVFDRLMPTPNQIDSGKQMELTVTAADLLTPPEGTITEGGVRTNISVGIQYLAAWLQGRGAVPIHNLMEDAATAEISRAQLWQWLHHGVRLDDGRTLTPELLDGLFEEELGKLGPNFAEAGRLFRDVATRSPLADFLTLPAYERLA; this comes from the coding sequence ATGACGTTCGCCGCCCCCGTCCCGGAGGCCTACGCCGAGGTACTCACCCCGGGGGCCCTGTCCTTCGTGGCCGAGCTGCATCGGCGCTTCGACGCCCGGCGGCGCGAACTGCTGGCGGCCCGCGAGGAACGGCAGGCCCGGCTGGACGCGGGCGAGCTGCCCGACTTCTTGCCCGAGACCGAGGGCGTGCGCGCGGGCGACTGGAAGATCAGCCCCCTGCCCGCCGACCTGCAAGACCGCCGGGTGGAGATCACGGGCCCGGTGGACCGCAAGATGATCATCAACGCGCTCAACAGTGGCGCCCGCATGTTCATGGCCGACTTCGAGGACGCCAGCAGCCCGGTCTGGGAAAACATGCTCGACGGCCAGCTCAACCTGCGCGACGCCGTGCGGGGCACCATCTCGCTCGAACAGGGGGGCAAGAGCTACCGCCTGGTTGAGCAGCCCGCCATGCTGCTTGTCCGCCCGCGCGGCCTGCACCTCCCCGAAAAGCACGTCACGGTGGACGGCGAGGAGATGAGCGGGTCCCTCTTCGACTTCGGCCTGTACGCCTTCCACAACGCGCAGGAGCGGTTGAAGCGCGGCACGGGCACGTACTTCTACATCCCCAAGCTCGAAAGCCATCTCGAAGCGCGGTGGTGGAACGAGGTGTTCACCTTCACGGAGGACACCCTGGGCGTGCCGCGCGGCACGATCCGGGCGACGGTCCTGATCGAGACGATCCTGGCCGCCTTCGAGATGGACGAGATTCTGTACGAACTCCGCGAGCACTCGGCAGGGCTGAACTCGGGGCGCTGGGACTACATCTTCTCGTACATCAAGAAGTTCCGGAACCGGGACGACCAGATCCTCCCCGACCGCGCCCAGGTCACGATGGCGGTGCCCATGATGGCGAACTACTCCAAGCTGGCGATCCAGACCTGCCACAAGCGCGGCGCCCCGGCCATCGGCGGCATGAGCGCCTTCATCCCGGTTAAAAACGACCCGGCGGCCAACGAACGCGCCTTCGAGCAGGTGCGGCTGGACAAGGAGCGGGAGGCGACGAACGGGCACGACGGGACCTGGGTCGCGCACCCGGGGATGGTGGACCTCGCCACCGAGGTCTTCGACCGCCTGATGCCCACCCCGAATCAGATCGACTCGGGCAAGCAGATGGAGTTGACGGTTACCGCCGCCGACCTCCTCACCCCGCCTGAAGGCACGATCACCGAGGGCGGCGTGCGGACGAACATCAGCGTCGGCATCCAGTACCTCGCGGCGTGGCTCCAGGGGCGGGGGGCGGTGCCCATCCACAACCTGATGGAGGACGCCGCAACCGCCGAGATCAGCCGCGCGCAACTGTGGCAGTGGCTCCACCACGGGGTCCGGCTGGACGACGGGCGGACGCTGACGCCGGAACTGCTGGACGGCCTGTTCGAGGAGGAGCTGGGCAAGCTCGGCCCGAACTTCGCCGAGGCGGGGCGGCTCTTCAGGGACGTGGCGACCCGCTCGCCGCTCGCCGACTTCTTGACCCTCCCGGCGTACGAGCGACTCGCGTGA
- a CDS encoding IclR family transcriptional regulator produces the protein MTTTARQKPGRARSGETSSVRTLERGLTVLLALKELRRAPLSVLARQVNLSASTTYRLLETLRQHGFVEWDEPSGVYSVGLRAYQVGLAFTERNNLISSAHPEMEALVGDLNETVNLAVLYGSEAVYVHQVEGRQLMRMFAHLGDNAPLHASGVGKVLLAWRPEGDVRQKLGDGPFPAYTTHSITTLAALLRELAQVREQGYSVDDEERELGVRCVAVPVRDHTRQVVASLSVSAPTSRFGRDQIAEVAGRMNRAAEQVSIRLGWG, from the coding sequence ATGACGACGACCGCCAGGCAGAAACCGGGCCGCGCCCGCAGCGGCGAGACGAGCAGCGTCCGCACCCTGGAGCGCGGGCTGACGGTCCTGCTGGCCCTCAAGGAGTTGCGCCGCGCGCCCCTGAGCGTGCTCGCCCGGCAGGTGAACCTCTCGGCGAGCACGACCTACCGGCTGCTGGAGACCCTGCGCCAGCACGGCTTCGTCGAGTGGGACGAGCCCAGCGGGGTCTACAGCGTGGGGCTGCGGGCCTATCAGGTCGGCCTCGCCTTCACTGAGCGCAACAATCTGATCAGTTCTGCCCACCCCGAGATGGAGGCCCTGGTGGGGGACCTGAACGAGACGGTCAACCTCGCCGTGCTGTACGGCTCGGAGGCGGTATACGTGCATCAGGTGGAGGGCCGCCAGCTCATGCGGATGTTCGCGCATCTGGGGGACAACGCGCCGCTGCACGCCTCCGGGGTGGGGAAGGTGCTGCTCGCGTGGCGCCCCGAAGGAGACGTGCGGCAGAAGCTGGGCGACGGTCCCTTCCCGGCCTACACGACCCACTCCATCACGACCCTCGCGGCGCTGCTGCGCGAACTCGCTCAGGTGCGTGAGCAGGGTTACAGCGTGGACGACGAGGAGCGCGAACTGGGCGTGCGCTGCGTGGCCGTGCCCGTCCGGGACCACACCCGGCAGGTGGTCGCCTCCCTCAGCGTCTCCGCGCCCACCTCGCGCTTCGGCCGGGACCAGATCGCCGAGGTCGCCGGTCGGATGAACCGCGCCGCCGAGCAGGTGTCGATCCGCCTGGGCTGGGGGTAA
- a CDS encoding MarR family winged helix-turn-helix transcriptional regulator → MMPSLTPDFLARIRDDWERVRPDLDPEPMLTVVLLGRLHAALAREIEGTYLPDGVNAAGWDLLLTLYRSAPPEGLTPTGLSDLAAISGPSMTNRVQRLVERGLVERRGGERDRRSVRVRLTREGRALVERLLPQHLATTARVLSALDPVETEVLRRLAARLLLGLESRTEDGEAAQAPG, encoded by the coding sequence ATGATGCCTTCCCTGACGCCCGACTTTCTGGCCCGTATCCGGGACGACTGGGAACGGGTCCGGCCCGACCTCGACCCGGAGCCCATGCTGACGGTGGTGCTGCTGGGTCGCCTGCACGCCGCCCTGGCGCGGGAGATCGAGGGCACCTACCTGCCGGACGGCGTCAACGCGGCGGGCTGGGACTTGCTCCTGACGCTGTACCGCTCGGCCCCCCCGGAGGGGCTGACCCCGACCGGGCTCAGCGACCTCGCCGCCATCAGCGGGCCGTCTATGACGAACCGGGTTCAGCGTTTGGTCGAGAGGGGCCTGGTGGAGCGCCGGGGGGGCGAACGCGACCGCCGCTCGGTGCGGGTGCGGCTCACGCGGGAGGGGCGGGCCCTGGTCGAACGCCTCCTGCCCCAGCACCTCGCCACCACCGCCCGGGTCCTGTCGGCGCTCGACCCCGTTGAGACGGAGGTTCTCCGCCGCCTCGCCGCCCGGTTGCTGTTGGGACTGGAGTCACGAACGGAGGATGGGGAGGCCGCTCAGGCACCCGGCTGA
- a CDS encoding nucleobase:cation symporter-2 family protein, with amino-acid sequence MTRAVPVPPVHPVDEVPPAGRMVAFGLQHVLSMYAGIIAVPLVLASALGLNPDQIVRIVNASFFMCGVATLIQTLGFPGFGARLPIVQGTTFAALASMIAIGKDYGLPGIYGAVIAAGLFTVLLAPYFSRLLRFFPPVVAGTVITIIGVALLPVAIRWAGGGNPAAETFGAPANLGLAALTLVFVLLVTRFARGFWSRVAVLLGLVFGTVVAAILGKASFATVGTAAAIGFTPPFFFGLPTFALVPILSMILVMLVVMVETTADLLAIGEITDRPVDARVVADGLRADGLSTALGGVFNVFPFTAFAQNVGLVRFTGIKSRFVVATAGVILLLLGFFPKLGALVASIPLPVLGGAGLVLFGTVAAAGIQTLSRVNMVDTRNLTIVAVSIAMGVIPSTVPTLYEKLPDWAGLFLESGITAGALSAILLNILFNIVGHPRAQLSSTADAAAHAPELGDLH; translated from the coding sequence ATGACGCGAGCAGTTCCCGTTCCGCCCGTCCACCCCGTCGACGAGGTTCCGCCGGCCGGGCGCATGGTGGCCTTCGGGCTCCAGCATGTGCTGAGCATGTACGCGGGGATTATCGCGGTGCCGCTCGTGCTCGCCTCCGCCCTGGGGCTGAACCCCGACCAGATCGTGCGTATCGTGAACGCCAGCTTCTTCATGTGCGGGGTCGCCACCCTGATCCAGACCCTCGGGTTTCCGGGCTTCGGCGCGCGGCTCCCTATCGTGCAGGGGACGACCTTCGCGGCGCTCGCCAGCATGATCGCCATCGGCAAGGACTACGGGCTGCCCGGCATCTACGGGGCGGTGATCGCCGCCGGGCTCTTCACGGTGCTGCTCGCGCCGTACTTCTCGCGCCTGCTGCGCTTCTTCCCGCCGGTCGTCGCGGGGACCGTCATCACCATCATCGGCGTGGCGCTGCTGCCGGTGGCGATCCGCTGGGCGGGGGGCGGTAACCCGGCCGCCGAGACCTTCGGCGCCCCGGCCAACCTGGGGCTGGCCGCGCTGACCCTGGTCTTCGTCCTGCTCGTGACCCGCTTCGCGCGGGGGTTCTGGAGCCGGGTCGCCGTGCTGCTGGGGCTGGTCTTCGGCACGGTCGTCGCGGCCATCCTCGGCAAGGCGTCCTTCGCCACCGTGGGCACCGCCGCCGCCATCGGCTTCACGCCGCCCTTCTTCTTCGGCCTGCCCACCTTCGCCCTGGTGCCCATCCTGTCGATGATCCTGGTGATGCTCGTCGTGATGGTGGAGACGACCGCCGACCTGCTCGCTATCGGTGAGATCACGGACAGGCCCGTCGACGCCCGGGTCGTGGCTGACGGACTGCGCGCCGACGGGCTCTCGACGGCGCTGGGTGGAGTGTTCAACGTGTTTCCCTTCACCGCCTTCGCGCAGAACGTCGGGCTGGTGCGCTTCACGGGCATCAAGAGCCGCTTCGTGGTCGCCACGGCGGGCGTGATCCTGCTGCTGCTGGGCTTCTTCCCCAAGCTGGGCGCACTCGTGGCCTCCATCCCCCTGCCGGTGCTCGGCGGCGCGGGGCTGGTGCTGTTCGGCACGGTGGCGGCGGCGGGCATCCAGACCCTCAGCCGGGTGAACATGGTGGACACACGCAACCTCACCATCGTGGCCGTCAGCATCGCGATGGGCGTAATCCCCTCCACCGTGCCCACCCTCTACGAGAAGCTGCCGGACTGGGCGGGCCTCTTCCTGGAAAGCGGCATCACCGCCGGGGCCCTGAGCGCGATCCTGCTCAACATCCTCTTCAACATCGTCGGCCACCCGCGCGCCCAGCTCTCCTCGACTGCCGATGCGGCTGCCCACGCCCCCGAACTGGGAGACCTGCATTGA
- the uraD gene encoding 2-oxo-4-hydroxy-4-carboxy-5-ureidoimidazoline decarboxylase translates to MNRPLTLTEVNALPLPEFVRTFGGVLEHSPRYAERVGRERPFTGVEELAAAFTRAVQADSPGEQLALIRAHPDLAGKAALAGEVTAESASEQASAGLDRLTPEEYAEFHRVNSAYHAKFDMPYIVCVRENTKASILSGSAARLENTPEQERETALREIGRIARLRVLDLVRQDTQGAPA, encoded by the coding sequence TTGAACCGCCCCCTGACCCTGACCGAGGTGAACGCCCTCCCGCTGCCCGAGTTCGTGCGCACCTTCGGCGGAGTGCTGGAACACAGCCCGCGCTACGCCGAGCGGGTGGGGCGGGAGCGTCCCTTCACCGGGGTGGAGGAACTGGCCGCCGCCTTCACCCGGGCGGTGCAGGCGGACTCCCCCGGGGAGCAGCTCGCCCTGATCCGCGCGCACCCCGACCTCGCCGGGAAGGCGGCGCTGGCGGGGGAGGTGACCGCCGAGTCCGCCTCCGAGCAGGCGTCCGCCGGGCTCGACCGCCTGACCCCCGAGGAGTACGCCGAGTTCCACCGCGTCAATTCGGCCTACCACGCCAAGTTCGACATGCCCTATATCGTCTGCGTGCGCGAGAACACCAAGGCCAGCATCCTGAGCGGGTCCGCCGCGCGCCTGGAGAACACCCCGGAGCAGGAGCGGGAGACCGCCCTGAGGGAAATCGGCAGGATTGCCCGGCTACGAGTCCTCGACCTGGTGCGCCAGGACACGCAAGGAGCCCCAGCATGA
- the pucL gene encoding factor-independent urate hydroxylase: MTQTHPSPAKVNVRLGENNYGKAEVKLMKVWRDTERHEIRELSVRVAMTGDFDAAHTGGDNTDLVATDTVRNTIYGLAKEGFRGSPEEFGKELLNHFVKTGPRVTGGFAEFTEYLWERIPVGGEGHDHSFVRQMPQRTARVEGDGQTFKVTSGLENLYVLKTTRSGWAGYLLNERFTTLPETTDRVMATFVTAKWEYNTEDVDYDDVWNQVYRQIQETFTDHYSPSLQNTLFLMGQAVLTACPEISRVWFQMPNKHHLRYNLERFGLGNDNEIFHVDPEPYGLMEAWVERA, encoded by the coding sequence ATGACCCAGACTCACCCCTCCCCCGCCAAGGTGAACGTCCGTCTCGGCGAGAACAACTACGGCAAGGCCGAGGTCAAGCTGATGAAGGTCTGGCGTGACACTGAGCGCCACGAGATCCGCGAGCTGTCCGTGCGCGTCGCCATGACCGGTGACTTCGACGCCGCGCATACCGGGGGTGACAACACGGACCTCGTCGCCACCGACACCGTGCGCAACACCATCTACGGCTTGGCGAAGGAGGGTTTCCGGGGCAGCCCCGAGGAATTCGGCAAGGAGCTGCTCAATCACTTCGTGAAGACCGGGCCCAGGGTCACGGGTGGCTTCGCCGAGTTCACCGAGTACCTGTGGGAGCGCATTCCGGTGGGCGGCGAAGGGCACGACCACTCCTTCGTCCGCCAGATGCCCCAGCGCACCGCCCGAGTGGAGGGGGACGGCCAGACGTTCAAGGTCACTTCAGGCCTGGAGAACCTGTACGTCCTCAAGACCACCCGGAGCGGCTGGGCGGGCTATCTGCTGAACGAACGCTTCACCACCCTGCCGGAGACGACGGACCGCGTCATGGCGACCTTCGTCACGGCGAAGTGGGAGTACAACACGGAGGACGTGGACTACGACGACGTGTGGAACCAGGTCTACCGCCAGATTCAGGAGACCTTCACCGACCACTACTCGCCCAGCCTCCAGAACACGCTGTTCCTGATGGGCCAGGCCGTGCTGACGGCGTGCCCGGAGATTTCCCGGGTCTGGTTCCAGATGCCCAACAAGCACCACCTGCGGTACAACCTCGAACGCTTCGGGCTGGGGAACGACAACGAGATCTTTCATGTGGACCCCGAGCCCTACGGCCTGATGGAGGCGTGGGTGGAGCGGGCCTGA
- the uraH gene encoding hydroxyisourate hydrolase, with protein sequence MAGHSGLTTHVLDTARGRPAAGVRVELFRVEGQERRKVTEAVTNRDGRTDAPLIERGSLAPGTFELTFHVAPYFEGFEAAPSPPFLDLVTLRFTVGDTSGHYHVPLVVSPWSYSTYRGS encoded by the coding sequence ATGGCGGGACACTCGGGCCTTACGACTCACGTCCTCGACACGGCCAGGGGGCGACCCGCCGCCGGGGTCCGGGTGGAACTCTTCCGGGTGGAGGGCCAGGAGCGCCGCAAGGTGACCGAGGCGGTGACGAACAGGGACGGGCGCACCGACGCGCCCCTGATCGAGCGAGGGAGCCTGGCCCCCGGCACCTTCGAGCTGACCTTCCACGTCGCCCCGTATTTCGAGGGCTTCGAGGCCGCGCCGAGCCCCCCCTTTCTCGACCTCGTCACGCTGCGCTTCACGGTGGGCGACACGTCGGGGCACTACCACGTGCCCCTGGTGGTCTCGCCCTGGTCGTACAGCACCTACCGGGGGAGCTAG
- a CDS encoding helix-turn-helix domain-containing protein produces the protein MLFTLESLASGSPLVEEVWSGQSERPGTFTSLAVSRSELVVTRSRGQVGVVLRGPESRASVAHAPGDAEFFGITFKLGVFLPALPPIHLLDRHAVLPTTGGSFWLDDHALPIPSVGDADAFVERLIRLGLLRCEPTALPLIGGDLPEAPATIRTLQRRFLQATGLSQRTVLSIERAREAVALLQTGSAIPDVVHDLGYTDQPHLTRTLKQLVGRTPARIVREAWPHSPLSARELAP, from the coding sequence ATGCTGTTTACCCTGGAGAGCCTGGCGTCCGGTTCCCCGCTGGTAGAGGAGGTCTGGTCCGGGCAGAGCGAGCGGCCTGGAACTTTTACCTCGCTCGCCGTGAGTCGCTCGGAACTGGTGGTCACGCGCTCCCGGGGCCAGGTCGGCGTCGTGCTGCGCGGGCCGGAGAGCCGGGCGAGCGTCGCGCACGCCCCGGGGGACGCGGAGTTCTTCGGTATCACCTTCAAACTCGGCGTCTTTCTTCCCGCGCTGCCCCCCATCCACCTGCTCGACCGGCACGCGGTGTTGCCCACCACCGGTGGCTCGTTCTGGCTGGACGACCACGCCCTGCCCATCCCCAGCGTGGGGGACGCCGACGCCTTCGTCGAGCGGCTGATTCGCCTGGGGCTCCTGCGCTGCGAGCCCACGGCCCTGCCCCTGATAGGCGGCGACTTGCCCGAGGCCCCGGCCACCATTCGCACCCTGCAACGGCGCTTTCTCCAGGCCACCGGGCTCTCCCAGCGCACGGTGCTCTCCATCGAGCGGGCCCGCGAGGCGGTGGCGCTCCTTCAGACGGGCAGCGCCATCCCAGATGTCGTGCATGACCTGGGGTACACCGACCAGCCGCACCTGACCAGGACGCTCAAGCAGTTGGTGGGCCGCACCCCCGCGCGCATCGTCCGCGAGGCCTGGCCGCACTCGCCGCTGAGCGCCCGGGAACTGGCCCCGTAG
- a CDS encoding dihydrofolate reductase family protein gives MRKIVAVEYLSLDGIMSDPMWTMPYFNEEIGTRQDAWIAQSGSLLLGRVTYEGMSAAWMANEGGDGFTTRINTIPKHVVTETLTELTWNAAPLSGDIAEEVRALKQGEGADILIYGSGVLVRALLDHGLLDEFHLIVCPVVVGEGQRLFSEDSRAALQLTNVHATATGVVVLSYQTEASSGANEGT, from the coding sequence ATGCGCAAGATCGTGGCGGTGGAATACCTGAGTCTGGACGGCATCATGAGCGACCCGATGTGGACCATGCCGTACTTCAACGAGGAGATCGGCACTCGGCAGGACGCGTGGATCGCGCAGAGCGGCTCGCTCCTGCTCGGCCGGGTGACGTACGAGGGCATGTCGGCAGCGTGGATGGCGAACGAGGGCGGCGACGGGTTCACGACCCGCATCAACACTATCCCCAAGCACGTTGTTACCGAAACGCTCACCGAGCTGACGTGGAACGCGGCGCCCCTCTCGGGCGACATCGCCGAGGAGGTCCGGGCGCTCAAGCAGGGCGAGGGCGCTGACATCCTGATCTATGGCAGCGGCGTGCTGGTGCGTGCGCTCCTCGACCACGGCCTGCTTGACGAATTCCACCTGATCGTCTGCCCCGTCGTGGTGGGGGAGGGCCAGCGGTTGTTCTCGGAGGACAGCCGTGCCGCCTTGCAGTTGACGAACGTTCACGCGACGGCCACCGGGGTCGTGGTGCTGAGCTACCAAACCGAGGCGTCCAGCGGCGCGAATGAAGGCACCTGA
- a CDS encoding alpha/beta fold hydrolase, whose protein sequence is MTSPTLRAGYAPVNGLRMYYEVHGTGAPLVVLHGAYMTVDLLGGLVSELAGHQRVIAPELQGHGHTADSGRPLSYEGMADDVAALLAHLGISQADVLGYSMGGAVALQLAIRHPQVVRKLVVASASCNSEGVYPELLEGIEQMTPEVFDGTPWKEAYDRVAPNPEEFGVLVDRLKALDLEVMNWPAEAIQAIRAPTLLIVGDADIVRPEHAVELFRLLGGGVAGDLTGLPAARLAVLPGTTHTAVLDRASWLRPMILEFLDAPLPEGTAARAAVEAGINRDTPGRMNDERRPAVQL, encoded by the coding sequence ATGACTTCGCCCACCCTGAGGGCTGGATACGCCCCGGTGAACGGCCTGCGGATGTACTACGAGGTCCACGGGACGGGCGCGCCCCTCGTCGTGTTGCACGGCGCGTACATGACCGTCGACCTGCTGGGGGGGCTCGTGTCCGAACTCGCCGGGCACCAGCGGGTCATCGCCCCCGAGTTGCAGGGGCACGGGCACACCGCCGACAGCGGGCGGCCCCTGTCCTACGAGGGCATGGCGGACGACGTGGCCGCGCTGCTGGCCCACCTGGGCATTTCACAGGCCGATGTTCTGGGCTACAGCATGGGAGGCGCGGTGGCGCTGCAACTGGCGATCCGCCACCCGCAGGTCGTCCGCAAACTGGTGGTCGCCTCGGCCTCCTGCAACAGCGAGGGCGTGTACCCGGAGTTGCTGGAGGGCATCGAGCAGATGACCCCCGAGGTGTTCGACGGAACCCCCTGGAAGGAGGCCTACGACCGGGTCGCACCCAACCCGGAGGAGTTCGGGGTCCTGGTGGACCGGCTGAAAGCACTTGACCTGGAGGTCATGAACTGGCCCGCCGAGGCTATCCAGGCGATCCGCGCGCCCACCCTGCTCATCGTCGGGGACGCCGACATCGTTCGCCCCGAGCACGCGGTCGAGCTGTTCCGGTTGCTCGGCGGCGGGGTGGCGGGCGACCTGACGGGCCTGCCCGCCGCGCGGCTTGCCGTACTGCCCGGCACGACCCACACCGCCGTGCTGGACCGCGCCTCCTGGCTGCGGCCCATGATTCTTGAGTTCCTGGACGCTCCCCTGCCCGAGGGGACCGCAGCGCGAGCGGCGGTGGAAGCGGGCATCAACCGCGATACTCCAGGCAGGATGAACGATGAACGTCGCCCTGCCGTACAGCTATGA
- a CDS encoding YciI family protein, producing the protein MRDAGAFVYEAGVSPANAVRMVQVRNGQVSVQPRPVAGAGEVVAGLSIVEM; encoded by the coding sequence GTGAGAGACGCCGGTGCCTTCGTGTACGAGGCGGGGGTTTCCCCGGCGAACGCGGTCAGGATGGTCCAGGTCCGGAACGGCCAGGTCTCGGTCCAGCCGCGCCCCGTGGCGGGGGCCGGGGAGGTCGTCGCGGGCCTGTCCATCGTCGAGATGTGA
- a CDS encoding NAD(P)-dependent alcohol dehydrogenase, whose protein sequence is MLAARFHSFGGPEVLRLEEVPWPHPRGDEVLIRVRASSVNGTDLGLRRGGGPARLVARRPYTVGLDVAGEVAGLGPEVTAFDPGDRVFSLLGHGGGGAAEYVTVRQSRVAAAPARVSLEEAAAVPLAGLTALQALRDGAGMHLRPGARVLVNGAAGGIGSFAVGLARHYGAVVTGVARGPKLDFVRELGADEVLDHTSLDFTRLGRSWDVIFDTPPALAFPQVRASLAPDGVFVSTRPFPTSAADLRARLGREGPRWAGVRTQERSQDLAFLARLIDAGQLRVPLDRTFPLAEIVAAHRHAEGPEARGKTVVVI, encoded by the coding sequence ATGCTTGCGGCACGCTTTCACTCGTTCGGTGGCCCCGAGGTGCTTCGCCTGGAGGAGGTGCCCTGGCCGCATCCCCGGGGCGACGAGGTGCTCATCCGGGTCCGGGCGAGCAGCGTGAACGGCACCGACCTCGGCCTGCGCCGGGGGGGTGGTCCCGCCCGCCTGGTGGCGCGGCGACCGTATACCGTCGGGCTCGACGTCGCCGGGGAGGTGGCCGGGCTGGGCCCGGAGGTGACCGCCTTCGACCCCGGCGACCGGGTGTTCTCACTGCTGGGGCACGGGGGAGGAGGCGCGGCCGAGTACGTCACCGTGCGCCAGTCCCGCGTCGCGGCCGCGCCCGCCCGCGTCTCCCTGGAGGAGGCCGCCGCCGTGCCCCTGGCAGGCCTGACCGCCCTGCAGGCTCTGCGGGACGGGGCCGGGATGCACCTGCGCCCCGGGGCACGGGTGCTCGTGAACGGGGCGGCGGGCGGCATCGGGTCCTTCGCGGTGGGGCTCGCCCGGCATTACGGCGCGGTGGTGACGGGCGTGGCGCGCGGCCCCAAGCTCGACTTCGTGCGGGAGCTTGGGGCCGACGAGGTTCTCGACCACACGTCGCTCGACTTCACGCGGCTGGGCCGCAGCTGGGACGTGATCTTCGACACGCCGCCCGCGCTGGCCTTTCCCCAGGTGCGGGCCTCGCTGGCCCCGGACGGCGTGTTCGTGTCCACCCGGCCCTTCCCGACGAGTGCGGCCGACTTGCGCGCCCGGCTGGGGCGGGAGGGCCCCCGCTGGGCCGGGGTGCGGACGCAGGAGAGATCGCAAGACCTCGCGTTCCTGGCGCGGCTGATCGACGCGGGGCAACTGCGGGTGCCGCTCGACCGGACCTTTCCGCTGGCGGAGATCGTCGCCGCCCACCGCCACGCCGAGGGGCCGGAGGCGCGCGGAAAGACCGTCGTGGTGATCTAG
- a CDS encoding DUF1064 domain-containing protein, whose amino-acid sequence MGHKYGAVAVERDGMRFDSKLEAAYYDHIKILVTDGEVVGFLRQVPFHLPGNARYVCDFQVFWRDGPAG is encoded by the coding sequence ATGGGGCACAAGTACGGCGCGGTCGCGGTGGAGCGGGACGGGATGCGCTTCGACTCGAAGCTCGAGGCCGCGTACTATGACCACATCAAGATCTTGGTCACGGATGGGGAGGTCGTGGGCTTCCTGCGGCAGGTGCCCTTCCACCTGCCCGGGAATGCCCGGTACGTCTGCGACTTCCAAGTGTTCTGGAGGGACGGTCCCGCTGGCTGA
- a CDS encoding BrnA antitoxin family protein yields MPEDLIIVNDPSEIPAFETEAEEAEFWATHAMGDAMFDRAEGDPETQAFLRTLPTRPRRSNPVSLRLGVDLERRLRRLAEVKGTPYQTLLKEFVLERVYEEEKRHHLL; encoded by the coding sequence ATGCCGGAAGACCTGATCATCGTCAACGACCCCAGCGAGATTCCAGCCTTCGAGACCGAGGCCGAGGAGGCCGAGTTCTGGGCGACCCACGCGATGGGCGACGCGATGTTCGACCGGGCCGAAGGCGACCCGGAGACCCAAGCCTTCCTGAGAACCCTGCCCACCCGCCCCCGCCGGTCCAATCCTGTCAGCCTGCGCCTGGGGGTGGACCTGGAGCGTCGATTGCGCCGACTCGCCGAGGTCAAGGGCACCCCCTACCAGACGCTGCTCAAGGAGTTCGTGCTGGAACGGGTGTACGAGGAGGAGAAGCGTCACCACCTCCTGTGA